A window from Aliidongia dinghuensis encodes these proteins:
- a CDS encoding methyltransferase family protein has product MLAKMIVRSLLGAVLLGLVLFLPAGTLAWPEAWLFIALFIGLGGATGVWLWKTDPDLLAERLKSPVDASQRPRDRVLMATILLLFWSWFIFMALDARRFGWSTAPVWAEALGAVLIVVAFAGWAQVLRANHFAAVTVRVQAERHQTVITTGPYAVVRHPMYAYALLFMAGTPLMLGSLWGLAGLALFIPLLAARALGEEAILIDGLSGYRAYAGKVRFRLLPGLW; this is encoded by the coding sequence ATGCTGGCAAAGATGATCGTCCGGTCGCTTCTGGGCGCCGTGCTGCTCGGCCTGGTGCTGTTCCTGCCCGCCGGCACGCTCGCCTGGCCCGAGGCCTGGCTGTTCATCGCGCTCTTCATCGGCCTCGGCGGCGCGACCGGCGTCTGGCTCTGGAAGACCGATCCGGACTTGCTGGCCGAACGCCTGAAGTCGCCGGTCGATGCCAGCCAGCGGCCGCGCGACCGGGTCTTGATGGCCACGATCCTGCTGCTCTTCTGGAGCTGGTTCATCTTCATGGCGCTCGATGCACGGCGATTCGGCTGGTCGACGGCGCCGGTCTGGGCCGAGGCGCTGGGCGCTGTGCTGATCGTCGTCGCCTTCGCGGGCTGGGCCCAGGTCCTGCGCGCAAACCATTTCGCGGCGGTCACCGTGCGGGTGCAGGCGGAACGGCACCAGACCGTCATCACGACCGGCCCTTATGCGGTCGTGCGCCATCCGATGTACGCCTACGCGCTCCTGTTCATGGCCGGCACGCCGCTCATGCTGGGCTCGCTCTGGGGCCTCGCCGGCCTCGCCCTGTTCATCCCGCTGCTGGCCGCCCGCGCGCTCGGCGAGGAAGCCATCCTCATCGACGGGCTCTCAGGCTATCGCGCCTATGCCGGCAAGGTCCGCTTCCGCTTGCTTCCCGGCCTGTGGTGA
- a CDS encoding HpcH/HpaI aldolase/citrate lyase family protein, producing the protein MSETVHAPRSLLFVPATSPDKAEKAFASAADGVILDLEDAVAIAEKAEARASAARLLQARRSTQVFLRVNALATPFCFDDLEAAAAAALDGIVLPKAESPSELATADWVLSQFEARAGKPAGSIAILPILETARGVAAAAKIARASERVQRLMFGAVDFALDLDVDITDETGTMAHARFAVALASRQAGLAAPIDSVFVGIRDPDGLRAASARARAMGFGGKACIHPAQIATINEVFSPSEAELARAREIVAAFEAAEAAGAAAVSVGGAMVDYPVVEKARRMLAAARGR; encoded by the coding sequence ATGTCCGAGACCGTCCACGCCCCGCGCTCCCTGCTGTTCGTGCCGGCGACAAGCCCGGACAAGGCCGAGAAGGCGTTCGCGAGTGCTGCGGACGGCGTCATCCTCGATCTCGAAGATGCTGTCGCGATCGCGGAAAAGGCTGAGGCGCGCGCGAGCGCCGCGCGGCTGCTGCAGGCACGCCGGTCGACGCAGGTCTTCCTGCGCGTGAACGCGCTCGCGACGCCGTTCTGCTTCGACGATCTCGAGGCGGCCGCGGCGGCGGCGCTCGACGGCATCGTGCTGCCCAAGGCCGAATCGCCAAGCGAGCTCGCCACGGCCGACTGGGTGCTTTCCCAGTTCGAGGCCAGGGCCGGCAAGCCGGCCGGCAGCATCGCGATCCTGCCGATCCTGGAGACGGCCCGCGGCGTCGCCGCCGCGGCCAAGATCGCCCGCGCCTCCGAGCGCGTGCAGCGGCTGATGTTTGGCGCGGTCGATTTCGCGCTCGACCTCGACGTCGATATTACCGACGAAACCGGCACCATGGCGCATGCGCGCTTCGCGGTGGCCCTCGCCTCGCGCCAGGCCGGCCTCGCGGCGCCGATCGACTCCGTGTTCGTCGGCATCCGCGATCCGGACGGCCTGCGCGCTGCCTCCGCCCGGGCGCGCGCCATGGGCTTCGGCGGCAAGGCCTGCATCCACCCGGCGCAGATCGCGACGATCAACGAGGTGTTCTCGCCGAGCGAAGCCGAGCTCGCCCGGGCGCGCGAGATCGTCGCTGCCTTCGAGGCAGCCGAGGCCGCGGGGGCTGCCGCCGTCTCGGTCGGCGGCGCCATGGTCGACTATCCGGTCGTCGAGAAGGCGCGGCGCATGCTGGCCGCGGCTCGGGGGCGCTGA
- a CDS encoding HpcH/HpaI aldolase/citrate lyase family protein gives MIRSLLYVPASAERFVAKAHQRGADAIILDLEDAIPAEGKDKARDALADAVPQVGQSGAAVFVRINSQPELRDLDAAAACRAGAQGLFVPKTKSPATLEALANRLAPIERQMARPPLCFVPLVEDPGAVLDARSIAAGPRVFAIATGGEDLATEMDAEPTADMLRLPKLLVHLAAKAAGVRSFGLLRSVADYSDTDAIAASARDARSLGFDGASCIHPAVVPILNEAFSPSPAALDKARRLVAAFDEAEAQGRGAFVFDGQMVDLPIVERARRLIARAGSRPGEIL, from the coding sequence ATGATCCGCTCGCTGCTCTACGTCCCGGCAAGCGCCGAGCGCTTCGTCGCCAAGGCGCATCAGCGCGGCGCGGACGCGATCATCCTCGACCTGGAGGATGCCATTCCGGCGGAGGGCAAGGACAAGGCGCGCGACGCGCTTGCCGACGCGGTGCCACAGGTCGGCCAGTCCGGCGCCGCCGTGTTCGTGCGCATCAACAGCCAGCCGGAGCTGCGCGATCTCGATGCGGCCGCGGCCTGCCGGGCCGGCGCCCAAGGCCTGTTCGTGCCCAAGACCAAGTCGCCCGCGACGCTCGAGGCGCTAGCCAACCGGCTGGCACCGATCGAGCGGCAGATGGCGCGGCCGCCGCTCTGCTTCGTGCCGCTCGTCGAGGACCCGGGCGCCGTGCTCGATGCGCGTAGCATCGCCGCGGGGCCGCGCGTGTTCGCGATCGCCACCGGCGGCGAGGATCTTGCGACCGAGATGGATGCCGAGCCAACCGCCGACATGCTGCGGCTGCCGAAGCTACTCGTCCATCTGGCGGCCAAGGCGGCCGGCGTTCGCTCCTTCGGACTGCTGCGCTCGGTCGCCGACTACAGCGACACCGATGCGATCGCGGCGAGCGCGCGGGATGCACGGTCGCTGGGATTCGACGGCGCCTCCTGCATCCATCCGGCCGTGGTGCCGATCCTGAACGAGGCCTTCTCGCCCTCACCCGCGGCGCTCGACAAGGCGCGCCGGCTGGTGGCCGCGTTCGACGAAGCCGAAGCCCAGGGCCGCGGCGCCTTCGTGTTCGACGGCCAGATGGTCGATCTGCCGATCGTCGAGCGCGCTCGGCGGCTGATCGCGCGCGCCGGTTCGCGCCCCGGCGAGATCCTGTAG
- a CDS encoding CaiB/BaiF CoA transferase family protein gives MTTEIPPAQPYRPEQSCPLDGLRVLDFSRLVAGNMLTLQLADFGAEVIKLEPASGDPLRAWREDGVAAYWKVYGRNKKSIRLDLRSAEGKALLARLIPTAHVLVESFRPGSMEAAGFGPEAVARLNPKLVFVRISGFGQTGPYAERPGFGSLVEAMSGFAAKNGFADKPPALPNFALADMVAGIQGAFAAMVAVREAERPGGKGQVIDLSLLEPLHATLGPEAAAWRITGSIPPRSGNRASITAPRNIYATADGGWVALSASTQAMTERLFRAIGRADMIDDPRFRTNADRLAHVEDVDAVVAAFIGARSLAENLAFFEAAEVTVGPVYDAQGFEADPHVQGRGVLVEMADADLGSLPMHAVVPRLSETPGALRRPAPALGEHEQEILAALGDG, from the coding sequence ATGACGACAGAGATCCCCCCGGCCCAACCCTACCGGCCCGAGCAGTCCTGCCCGCTCGACGGGCTGCGCGTGCTCGATTTCTCCCGCCTGGTCGCCGGCAACATGCTGACCCTACAGCTCGCCGACTTCGGTGCCGAGGTGATCAAGCTCGAGCCGGCCTCGGGCGACCCGCTCCGCGCCTGGCGCGAGGATGGTGTTGCGGCCTACTGGAAGGTCTATGGCCGCAACAAGAAGAGCATCCGGCTCGACCTGCGCAGCGCCGAGGGCAAGGCGCTGCTCGCCCGGCTGATCCCGACCGCCCACGTGCTGGTCGAAAGCTTCCGCCCCGGCAGCATGGAGGCGGCGGGATTCGGCCCCGAGGCGGTCGCACGCCTCAATCCCAAGCTTGTCTTCGTGCGCATCTCCGGCTTCGGCCAGACCGGTCCCTATGCCGAGCGGCCGGGCTTCGGCAGCCTGGTCGAGGCGATGAGCGGCTTCGCCGCCAAGAACGGCTTCGCCGACAAGCCGCCGGCGCTTCCGAATTTCGCGCTGGCCGACATGGTGGCCGGCATCCAGGGCGCCTTTGCCGCCATGGTGGCGGTGCGCGAGGCCGAGCGGCCCGGCGGCAAGGGCCAGGTGATCGATCTCTCCCTGCTGGAACCGCTGCATGCGACGCTTGGCCCCGAGGCCGCCGCCTGGCGCATCACCGGCAGCATCCCGCCGCGCTCGGGCAACCGAGCGTCCATCACGGCGCCGCGCAACATCTACGCGACGGCCGACGGCGGCTGGGTCGCCCTATCCGCCTCGACCCAGGCGATGACGGAGCGCCTGTTCCGCGCGATCGGCCGGGCGGACATGATCGACGATCCGCGGTTCCGCACCAATGCGGACCGGCTCGCCCATGTCGAGGACGTGGACGCCGTCGTCGCCGCCTTCATCGGCGCCCGCTCGCTCGCCGAGAACCTGGCGTTCTTCGAGGCGGCCGAGGTGACGGTCGGTCCGGTCTACGACGCCCAGGGCTTCGAGGCGGATCCGCATGTCCAGGGCCGCGGCGTGCTGGTCGAGATGGCGGACGCGGACCTGGGCAGCCTGCCCATGCATGCCGTGGTTCCGCGCCTGTCCGAAACCCCGGGCGCGCTTCGCCGCCCGGCGCCGGCCCTGGGCGAGCACGAGCAGGAGATCCTGGCGGCACTCGGCGACGGGTAA
- a CDS encoding CaiB/BaiF CoA transferase family protein — MTQSPETPRAFDLGAQGPLSGMRVLDLSRLVAGNMLSLQLGDFGADVIKIEPPEGDPLRAWRDGGEQLYWKTYSRNKMSVVMNLRHETAREALLRLVETADVFVENYRPGTLETMGLAPELLLKRNPRLVVVRISGFGQTGPYAQLPGFGTLVEAMSGFADRTGFPDREPVLPPLALADMIAGLSGAMATVTALLARERNGSGGQVIDLSLLEPIFSTLGPEAAIYRRTGKVKERVGNGSNTSAPRNIYRCADGGYVALSGSTQAMAKRVFEVIGQGRMIEDPRFRTNSDRVRHRALVDEMVGGWFAGRPRSEALALMREAGVTAGPVYNIADAVADPHFRERQVLVEVEDPELGSLPMHNIVPRLSATPGVWRRPAPALGQHTDEILTALGFDATAIAAMRAEGACA, encoded by the coding sequence TTGACCCAATCACCGGAAACGCCGCGCGCATTCGATCTTGGCGCGCAGGGACCGCTCAGCGGCATGCGCGTGCTCGACCTGTCGCGCCTGGTCGCCGGCAACATGCTGTCGCTGCAGCTGGGCGACTTTGGCGCCGACGTGATCAAGATCGAGCCGCCGGAGGGCGATCCGCTGCGCGCTTGGCGCGACGGCGGCGAGCAGCTCTATTGGAAGACCTACAGCCGCAACAAGATGTCGGTGGTGATGAACCTCCGCCATGAGACGGCGCGCGAGGCCCTGCTGCGGCTGGTCGAGACGGCCGACGTGTTCGTCGAGAACTACCGGCCCGGCACGCTCGAGACCATGGGGCTCGCCCCCGAACTGCTGCTGAAGCGCAACCCGCGCCTCGTCGTCGTGCGCATCTCCGGCTTCGGCCAGACCGGCCCTTATGCCCAGTTGCCTGGCTTCGGCACGCTGGTCGAGGCGATGAGCGGCTTTGCCGACCGGACCGGTTTTCCAGACCGCGAGCCGGTGCTGCCACCCTTGGCGCTCGCCGACATGATCGCCGGCCTGTCGGGTGCCATGGCGACCGTGACCGCGCTCCTGGCGCGCGAGCGCAACGGCTCGGGCGGCCAGGTCATCGACCTCTCGCTCTTGGAGCCGATCTTCTCCACGCTCGGGCCTGAGGCCGCGATCTATCGGCGGACCGGCAAGGTCAAAGAGCGCGTCGGCAACGGCTCCAACACCTCGGCGCCGCGCAACATCTATCGCTGCGCCGACGGCGGCTATGTGGCGCTGTCCGGCTCGACCCAGGCCATGGCGAAGCGCGTCTTCGAGGTGATCGGCCAGGGCCGGATGATCGAGGACCCGCGCTTCCGCACCAATTCGGACCGGGTGCGCCATCGGGCGCTGGTCGACGAGATGGTCGGCGGCTGGTTCGCCGGCCGGCCGCGCAGCGAGGCACTGGCGCTGATGCGCGAAGCGGGGGTCACCGCCGGGCCGGTCTACAACATCGCCGACGCCGTCGCCGACCCGCATTTCCGCGAGCGGCAAGTGCTGGTCGAGGTCGAGGATCCGGAGCTCGGTTCGCTCCCCATGCACAATATCGTGCCGCGCCTGTCTGCGACGCCCGGCGTTTGGCGCCGCCCGGCGCCCGCTCTGGGTCAGCACACGGATGAAATCCTCACGGCGCTCGGCTTCGACGCCACGGCGATCGCGGCGATGCGCGCCGAAGGAGCCTGCGCATGA
- a CDS encoding IclR family transcriptional regulator, with product MTVRSAERVLELLEVMAQRSTAISLAELHRVMNLPKSSTLMLVRTLEQRGYVTRDGIGDYRLTRLPGEDAVNRPAWGTLVRIATPWLTEAVATARESGFIAVLSDGNHVRYLNKILPAARELKYDRDISIDRVAHHVASGLALLSAQSDDEIEAYLAALPPDADGPDRPATVRTAILAARASGIAVNLHGRVEGAAGVAVVIRDPRGRPLAAVNLAGPVDRVKEGLPVLERAAREAAAGIERALARRTPISGTAGRTEREGSPS from the coding sequence ATGACGGTTCGTAGCGCCGAGCGAGTTTTGGAGCTGCTGGAGGTGATGGCCCAGCGCAGCACGGCCATTTCGCTCGCCGAGCTGCATCGCGTGATGAACCTGCCGAAGAGCAGCACCCTCATGCTCGTCCGGACGTTGGAGCAGCGCGGTTATGTCACGCGCGACGGCATCGGCGATTATCGGTTGACCCGCCTGCCCGGCGAGGACGCCGTCAACCGCCCCGCCTGGGGCACCCTGGTCCGGATCGCCACACCCTGGCTGACCGAAGCCGTCGCGACAGCGCGGGAAAGCGGCTTCATCGCCGTGCTGAGCGACGGCAACCATGTCCGCTACCTCAACAAGATCCTGCCGGCCGCGCGCGAGCTGAAATACGACCGCGACATCTCGATCGACCGGGTCGCCCATCACGTCGCGAGCGGACTGGCGCTGCTCTCGGCCCAGTCCGACGACGAGATCGAAGCCTATCTCGCTGCCCTGCCACCCGACGCCGACGGCCCCGACCGGCCGGCCACCGTGCGGACGGCCATCCTGGCGGCGCGGGCGAGCGGCATCGCGGTCAATCTGCACGGCCGGGTCGAGGGTGCGGCCGGCGTCGCCGTCGTCATCCGCGACCCGCGGGGACGGCCGTTGGCGGCGGTCAATCTCGCCGGTCCGGTCGACCGCGTGAAAGAGGGGCTGCCGGTCCTGGAGCGCGCCGCGCGCGAGGCGGCAGCCGGAATCGAACGGGCACTCGCCCGACGGACGCCGATCAGCGGCACCGCCGGCCGCACCGAACGCGAGGGATCGCCATCTTGA